A genomic window from Hypomesus transpacificus isolate Combined female chromosome 15, fHypTra1, whole genome shotgun sequence includes:
- the LOC124477465 gene encoding protein phosphatase 1D-like: MDNSLLMRVSVFSDQGGRKYMEDVTEVVVEPEPGEDELNADEKCETKGDCSAVSSVKDGVHPQWTVKNALNDVLSASAPTTVACTQFVQNDNRSCASTATPSTEENSPAESETEKNLPHRSVAFFAVFDGHGGREAAQFARDYLWEFIKKQRGFWSKDDDEVCSAIRKGFVACHHAMWKKLPEWPKTLTGLPSTSGTTASVVVIRGNRMYVAHVGDSAVVLGVQDDPSDQFIRAVEVTQDHKPELPKERERIEGLGGSVIKKSGVNRVVWKRPRLTHNGPVRRSTVIDQIPFLAVARALGDLWSYDFYSGEFVVSPEPDTCVVTLDPSKHRYVILGSDGLWNMVPPQDAVSMCQDNDEAMAPCGVSSARQLVSHALLRWRQRMLRADNTSAIVIALQEPGAPQESLHHEEVLLNLAKVSQCGPTMDSRSNTPIIKVPEVDMPSAVCELLPTLERRSGLSGSSLYALSLADPFAPPPLHSDSDEDLPGTVLMDTADMEEGDATRAPGSKRTHEESSPSATSAAKRARRRNNGEKISLSRNSGKDQKQSSNVPALLQPHSKTTVCVC; this comes from the exons ATGGACAACTCATTATTGATGCGAGTGAGTGTATTTTCCGATCAGGGAGGCAGAAAATACATGGAGGATGTTACCGAGGTTGTAGTAGAGCCGGAGCCGGGGGAGGACGAGCTGAACGCGGACGAAAAATGCGAAACCAAAGGGGATTGCTCGGCGGTCAGCTCGGTAAAAGACGGTGTGCATCCACAGTGGACTGTTAAGAATGCATTGAACGACGTTCTGTCTGCGTCTGCACCCACTACAGTAGCATGCACACAATTCGTACAAAATGATAACCGAAGTTGTGCTTCCACTGCAACACCATCGACTGAAGAAAACTCGCCGGCAGAGAGCGAGACCGAGAAGAACCTCCCCCATCGCTCTGTGGCGTTCTTTGCTGTGTTCGATGGCCATGGAGGCCGCGAAGCGGCGCAATTTGCACGAGACTATTTGTGGGAATTTATCAAGAAACAACGAGGTTTTTGGTCCAAGGATGACGATGAAGTGTGTTCAGCCATTCGGAAGGGGTTCGTTGCTTGCCACCATGCTATGTGGAAAAAGCTGC CGGAATGGCCAAAGACACTAACTGGTCTGCCCAGTACATCAGGCACTACAGCCAGTGTTGTGGTCATCCGGGGGAACCGCATGTATGTCGCCCATGTAGGGGACTCTGCAGTGGTCCTGGGGGTCCAGGATGATCCTTCAGATCAGTTCATCAGAGCTGTGGAAGTCACACAAGACCACAAGCCTGAGCTGCCTAAGGAGAGAGAACGCATCGAGGGGTTGGGAGGCAG TGTGATCAAGAAGTCAGGGGTGAACCGGGTGGTGTGGAAAAGACCCAGGCTTACCCATAATGGCCCGGTCCGTAGAAGTACTGTGATTGACCAGATCCCATTCCTGGCTGTGGCCAGAGCTCTAG GAGATCTGTGGAGCTATGACTTCTACAGTGGGGAGTTTGTGGTTTCCCCCGAGCCAGACACTTGTGTGGTAACACTTGACCCTAGCAAACACCGATACGTCATCCTAGGCAGCGACGGCTTGTGGAACATGGTGCCGCCTCAGGACGCCGTATCGATGTGCCAAGACAACGACGAGGCTATG GCTCCTTGCGGAGTGTCCAGCGCCCGTCAGCTTGTGAGCCATGCCTTGTTGAGATGGCGCCAGCGCATGCTTCGTGCGGACAACACAAGTGCCATCGTCATTGCCCTGCAGGAGCCTGGGGCGCCCCAGGAGTCCCTTCACCACGAGGAGGTGCTGCTCAACTTAGCCAAGGTGTCTCAGTGTGGACCAACCATGGACTCCCGCTCCAACACACCCATCATCAAG GTCCCTGAAGTGGACATGCCCTCAGCTGTGTGTGAGCTCCTCCCCACCTTAGAGCGGCGGAGTGGCCTGTCAGGCAGCAGCCTGTATGCCCTGTCCCTGGCAGACCCCTTTGCCCCCCCACCTCTTCACTCAGACTCAGATGAAGATCTCCCCGGGACTGTCCTTATGGACACCGCTGacatggaggagggagatgccACCAGAGCGCCCGGCAGCAAACGGACTCACGAGGAGTCCTCGCCGTCAGCAACATCAGCGGCCAAGAGAGCTCGGCGCAGGAACAACGGCGAGAAAATATCTTTGAGCCGCAACAGTGGAAAAGACCAGAAACAGTCATCCAACGTTCCAGCACTCCTCCAGCCACACAGCaaaaccactgtgtgtgtgtgttga
- the LOC124477464 gene encoding amyloid protein-binding protein 2: MAAVELEWIPETLYNTAISAVVDNYSRSRRDIRSLPENIQFDVYYKLYQQGRLCQLGGEFCELEVFAKVLRASDKRHLLHHCFQALMDHGVKVASVLANSFSRRCSYIAESDDHVKEKAIQFGFVLGGFLSDAGWYGEAEKVFLSCLQLCMLHDKVLHWYRAVECCVRLLHVRNGNCKYYLGEETFKLAQSYMDKLSKHGHQANKAALYGELCALLFAKSHYDEAYRWCIEAMKEITPGLPVKVVVDVLRQASKACVVKREFRKAEQLIKHAVFLARENFGHKHPKYSDTLLDYGFYLLNVDNICQSVAIYQTALDIRQSVFGGKNIHVATAHEDLAYSSYVHQYSSGKFDNALFHAERAIDIITHILPEDHLLLASSKRVKALILEEIAIDCHNKETEERLLQEAHDLHLSSLQLAKKAFGEFNVQTAKHYGNLGRLYQSMRKFKEAEEMHIKAIQIKEQLLGQEDYEVALSVGHLASLYNYDMNQYEDAERLYLRSIAIGKKLFGEGYSGLEYDYRGLIKLYNSVANYEKVFEYHNVLSNWNRLRDRQFAVADALEDVNTSPQQTQEVVQAFLLAQSLGPTRPCLG, from the exons ATGGCCGCGGTGGAGCTAGAATGGATCCCAGAGACACTGTACAACACTGCAATATCAGCAGTGGTGGACAATTACAGTCGATCGCGAAGGGACATTCGCTCCCTTCCTGAAAATATACAGTTTGATGTGTACTATAAG CTTTACCAGCAAGGCAGGCTCTGTCAGCTGGGAGGGGAGTTCTGCGAGCTGGAGGTCTTTGCCAAAGTCCTGCGTGCCTCAGACAAAAG ACACCTCCTGCACCACTGCTTCCAGGCTCTGATGGACCACGGCGTGAAGGTGGCCTCTGTGCTGGCCAACTCCTTCAGCCGACGCTGCTCCTACATTGCAGAGTCCGATGACCATGTCAAGGAGAAGGCCATCCAGTTTGGGTTTGTTTTGG GTGGCTTCTTGTCGGATGCAGGCTGGTATGGTGAAGCAGAGAAGGTGTTCCTGTCATGCCTGCAGCTGTGTATGCTACATGATAAGGTCCTTCACTGGTACCGTGCCGTTGAGTGTTGCGTCAG GTTACTCCATGTCCGCAACGGCAACTGCAAATACTACCTGGGAGAGGAGACTTTCAAGCTGGCTCAGTCGTACATGGATAAACTGTCCAAACACGGCCACCAGGCCAACAAGGCGGCGCTGTATGGAGAGCTGTGTGCCTTACTCTTTGCCAAGAGCCACTACGACGAG GCTTACCGGTGGTGTATAGAGGCCATGAAGGAGATCACTCCAGGCCTGCCTGTTAAAGTAGTGGTAGATGTCCTCAGACAAGCCTCAAAG GCTTGTGTGGTGAAGAGGGAGTTCAGGAAAGCAGAACAGCTGATCAAACATGCTGTGTTTCTGGCGAG GGAAAACTTTGGACACAAGCATCCTAAATACTCTGACACTCTTCTAGACTATGGATTTTACTTATTAAATGTTGATAATATCTGTCAATCGGTTGCCATTTACCAG ACGGCCTTGGATATCCGGCAGTCCGTTTTCGGGGGAAAGAACATCCACGTAGCGACGGCGCACGAGGACctagcctactcctcctacgtGCACCAGTACAGCTCTGGGAAATTCGACAATGCGCT CTTCCATGCTGAACGTGCCATAGACATCATAACTCACATTCTCCCAGAAGACCATCTTCTGCTTGCCTCCTCCAAGAGGGTCAAAG CTCTGATCCTGGAGGAGATAGCCATCGACTGCCACAACAAGGAGACGGAGGAGCGTCTGCTGCAGGAGGCCCACgaccttcacctctcctccctgcagctgGCCAAGAAGGCCTTTGGAGAGTTCAACGTCCAGACCGCCAAGCACTACGGCAACCTGGGGCGTCTCTACCAGTCAATGAGGAAGTTCAAG GAGGCTGAGGAGATGCACATAAAGGCTATCCAGATCAAGGAGCAGCTGCTGGGTCAGGAGGACTACGAGGTAGCTCTGTCTGTGGGACACCTGGCCTCCCTCTACAACTACGACATGAACCAGTACGAGGATGCAGAGAGGCTATACCTGCGCTCCATCGCTATTG GCAAGAAGCTGTTTGGGGAGGGCTACAGTGGCCTGGAGTATGACTACCGTGGACTGATCAAGCTTTACAACTCAGTGGCGAACTATGAGAAAGTGTTTGAGTACCACAATGTGCTGTCCAATTGGAACCGACTGAGGGACAGGCAGTTTGCTGTGGCCGATGCCCTCGAGGATGTCAACACCTCCCCTCAGCAGACCCAGGAAGTGGTGCAGGCTTTCTTATTGGCCCAGAGCCTTGGACCAACTCGCCCATGTCTTGGCTGA
- the si:ch1073-145m9.1 gene encoding uncharacterized protein si:ch1073-145m9.1 isoform X2 has translation MGLQVLLYWPNIIGYVRVALIFAAATVPDQPSVFLVLYSTSVILDGFDGWVARRLGQISSFGAWLDVVVDNLGRGMLWTMVFKCGWLVSTVEWCVLVCNHNSRGAHWKSSFTDSPSWIQAIMANGFWTPLGMWVIGGVHGLPLWLYGLQWGVLSYSLCFPPWLQAFGTVFLTLGRLLGLSVEMWSIWSHIMYLTKDEAKEKKE, from the exons ATGGGACTACAGGTTTTGCTATATTGGCCTAACATTATCG GTTATGTTCGAGTTGCCCTTATATTTGCTGCTGCAACCGTCCCCGACCAACCATCTGTTTTCCTCGTCCTCTACTCAACCTCTGTCATTCTAGATG GTTTTGATGGTTGGGTTGCTAGGAGGCTTGGACAGATCTCCAGTTTTGGAGCCTGGTTGGACGTAGTTGTAGATAATCTTGGCAGGGGGATGTTGTGGACTATGGTTTTTAAG TGTGGTTGGCTGGTGTCTACAGTCGAgtggtgtgtgcttgtatgtaaCCACAACTCCAGAGGTGCCCATTGGAAGAGCAGCTTCACAGACAGCCCAAGTTGGATACAGGCCATCATGGCAAACG GCTTTTGGACACCCCTTGGAATGTGGGTGATTGGAGGTGTTCATGGCCTACCCCTGTGGCTCTATGGTCTTCAGTGGGGGGTACTTTCCTACTCCCTCTGTTTTCCTCCCTGGCTCCAGGCTTTTGGGACAGTGTTCCTGACTCTGGGAAGGCTCTTGGGTCTGTCCGTGGAG ATGTGGAGTATATGGTCTCACATAATGTACCTTACCAAAGATGAGGCGAAGGAGAAAAAGGAGTGA
- the si:ch1073-145m9.1 gene encoding uncharacterized protein si:ch1073-145m9.1 isoform X1 — MGLQVLLYWPNIIGYVRVALIFAAATVPDQPSVFLVLYSTSVILDGFDGWVARRLGQISSFGAWLDVVVDNLGRGMLWTMVFKCGWLVSTVEWCVLVCNHNSRGAHWKSSFTDSPSWIQAIMANGFWTPLGMWVIGGVHGLPLWLYGLQWGVLSYSLCFPPWLQAFGTVFLTLGRLLGLSVEVLHCCMLGLERCLSEKKHSHIILLVVFGLMATL, encoded by the exons ATGGGACTACAGGTTTTGCTATATTGGCCTAACATTATCG GTTATGTTCGAGTTGCCCTTATATTTGCTGCTGCAACCGTCCCCGACCAACCATCTGTTTTCCTCGTCCTCTACTCAACCTCTGTCATTCTAGATG GTTTTGATGGTTGGGTTGCTAGGAGGCTTGGACAGATCTCCAGTTTTGGAGCCTGGTTGGACGTAGTTGTAGATAATCTTGGCAGGGGGATGTTGTGGACTATGGTTTTTAAG TGTGGTTGGCTGGTGTCTACAGTCGAgtggtgtgtgcttgtatgtaaCCACAACTCCAGAGGTGCCCATTGGAAGAGCAGCTTCACAGACAGCCCAAGTTGGATACAGGCCATCATGGCAAACG GCTTTTGGACACCCCTTGGAATGTGGGTGATTGGAGGTGTTCATGGCCTACCCCTGTGGCTCTATGGTCTTCAGTGGGGGGTACTTTCCTACTCCCTCTGTTTTCCTCCCTGGCTCCAGGCTTTTGGGACAGTGTTCCTGACTCTGGGAAGGCTCTTGGGTCTGTCCGTGGAGGTACTACACTGCTGCATGCTGGGATTAGAAAGATGCTTGTCTGAAAaaaaacactcacacatcaTCTTGCTGGTCGTGTTTGGCCTTATGGCAACTTTGtaa